CTTCCTGTGTCAGGGCGATCGCGTGCTGTCAGTCAATAATGGCAGCTACGCCGAGCGTTGGGCCGCGATCGCCGAGCAATACGGCGTTCGGGTCGACCGGGTCAAAGCGGAATGGGGAGAGCCGACGCCGCTCGCCGCCGTGGCCGGCCGGCTCCGGGCGGATGTTGGACAAGAGTACCGCGCAGTGCTCATCACGCAGAGCGAAACCAGTACCGGCGTGCTGAACGATGTCCGCGGCGTCCGCGAGGCGCTCGGCGACCATCCGGCGCTGCTGATGGTGGACGGAGTCAGCTCGATCGGCGCGGTGCCGATTGAGACCGATGGCTGGGGTGTAGACGTCGCCGTAACAGCCTCACAGAAGGCGCTCATGAGCCCACCGGGCCTGGCGTTCGTGAGTGTGAGCGACCGGGCATGGGAGGCGGCCGAGCGGTCCACCTTGCCGAAGTTCTACTTCGACCTCCGGAAGGGCCGGTCACAGATCCAGGGCGCCCTGCCGGGCACACCGTTTACGACCAACGTGAGTATCGTATTCGCCGCTCATGCCGCGGTCCGCCTGATTCTCCGCGAGGGATTACCGTCGGTGTTCGAGCGGCACCGACGACTCGCGCGGGCGGCCCGCGCGGCAGTGCGGGGCATGGGCCTCAGGACGCTCGCCGAGGACGCCTACGCTGTGGATACGGTCACGCCCGTCCTGATGCCGCACGGCGTGCAGGGACGGATGGTCGCGGCACGGGCCCGCGACGCGTACGACGTGGTGCTGGGCGGCGGCGTTGGCCCCCAAGCGCGTGAGGTCGTCCGTATCGGCCACCTCGGTTACACGAAACCATCATGGCTGCTCGCTGGCTTGGAGGCGCTCGGCCGGTCCATTGGTGATCTTGGACACCCGGTCGACACCGCGGCGGGGCTCGCCGCGGCCCGACAAGAACTCGAGACAGATGCAGTCCGTCCCACGGGTCCAGGTCGGGTGGATTGACGAGTTCGTGTTCCCGGAGGGGTTCGGCGCTGCGGTCAAACTCTGCACTTGGACGGCGCGCTGTCGGATGCACGCCGTGCAGTCCGGTGGCTGAGAACACGCGAGGAACGGGCGTGACGCGTCGGGCGCCGTGCCCAACCAACTGCTGCAAAGAAAGCAAGACGTCTGTGAAAAGTATCCATCTTCGTACGGGACTACACTGGTTCGGCGCTGCGGCACGCCTGGCAGGCAGAATGCCCGCTGGTCGCGACCCAGCGCCGTCTCCGTCCCGACCGGCATCGTCGTGCCA
The nucleotide sequence above comes from bacterium. Encoded proteins:
- a CDS encoding alanine--glyoxylate aminotransferase family protein; the protein is MARTTLLIPGPTPLPPEVRRAMNRQMINHRGPVFGGMVRELLDGLRTIFQTSNDIMPLNSTGTGGLEASIVNFLCQGDRVLSVNNGSYAERWAAIAEQYGVRVDRVKAEWGEPTPLAAVAGRLRADVGQEYRAVLITQSETSTGVLNDVRGVREALGDHPALLMVDGVSSIGAVPIETDGWGVDVAVTASQKALMSPPGLAFVSVSDRAWEAAERSTLPKFYFDLRKGRSQIQGALPGTPFTTNVSIVFAAHAAVRLILREGLPSVFERHRRLARAARAAVRGMGLRTLAEDAYAVDTVTPVLMPHGVQGRMVAARARDAYDVVLGGGVGPQAREVVRIGHLGYTKPSWLLAGLEALGRSIGDLGHPVDTAAGLAAARQELETDAVRPTGPGRVD